One window of the Lytechinus variegatus isolate NC3 chromosome 3, Lvar_3.0, whole genome shotgun sequence genome contains the following:
- the LOC121411089 gene encoding trithorax group protein osa-like isoform X3, with the protein MNTGLGVYWRLSRNDDEAFPTGLYNSKDNTHSMANLESNNNDSSNTDSSSESMSVASPSQQKLSQQPQETQQQPTQHQQLLPQPQAYNPAATDFPYTNQVLVTSSSPQETNGVLPSHVIHSGPLPTAMAPTGMPLPGHPVIPFMASSSSTSGPTPTGIISSGGPEQMVQYSSSAMHLLTSTAQPVYSMPAPGPTSASIIHVNDTVPVQPTVLPHNIDLQHHLQHQLQQQQHPPKNGSAEEKEDQNDDSRKISLATLVSHAQMQPPVQAGSNPRPGLPPHLMQLNPPAQTMSSLGGPVQQHFVPGPGPIPIQGSIATGNYGNAQVLPPQQQQQQQQQVPTSVVCMPPHMGPPPHGMVEQPNPMIGAGPGPGGIGMPDGVEDSQQSPGSSGARRNNKRRGNKRDVPNDEKDARYYERRDRNNKAAKRSRDARKIREEQVGMRAHYLEKENDFLRAQLNTLREEANSLRLLLAQRPPVNQMQPTGQPPMQ; encoded by the exons ATGAATACTGGTTTAGGTGTTTACTGGCGACTCTCTCGGAATGATGAtg AAGCATTCCCCACCGGACTCTACAACTCAAAAGACAACACTCATTCGATGGCCAATCTTGAAAGCAATAACAATGACAGCAGCAACACTGATAGTTCTTCAGAATCAATGTCTGTCGCCTCCCCATCACAACAAAAACTTTCCCAGCAACCTCAAGAGACACAACAACAGCCAACACAACACCAGCAGTTGCTGCCACAACCGCAAGCTTACAATCCCGCTGCTACTGATTTTCCATATACCAACCAGGTATTAGTCACATCAAGCTCACCTCAAGAGACAAATGGAGTTCTACCATCTCATGTTATTCACAGCGGACCTCTCCCAACTGCAATGGCACCGACAGGGATGCCTTTGCCGGGCCATCCTGTCATTCCATTCATGGCATCAAGCAGTTCTACGTCAGGACCAACTCCAA cAGGTATAATATCATCGGGTGGCCCTGAACAAATGGTACAGTATTCTTCATCAGCCATGCATCTACTGACCTCTACAGCGCAGCCCGTTTACAGCATGCCTGCACCAGGCCCAACAAGCGCCAGTATTATTCATGTCAACGATACCGTACCAGTACAACCAACCGTCTTACCTCATAACATTGATTTACAGCACCACTTACAACATCAACTTCAGCAGCAGCAACATCCACCAAAAAACG GATCTGCAGAGGAGAAGGAAGACCAAAATGATGATTCTCGAAAAATATCTCTTGCCACTCTGGTTTCACATGCCCAAATGCAGCCACCGGTCCAAGCTGGTTCAAATCCAAGGCCAGGTCTTCCTCCCCATCTGATGCAACTCAACCCCCCAGCACAGACCATGTCCTCACTCGGTGGTCCTGTTCAACAACATTTTGTTCCTGGTCCTGGACCTATTCCAATTCAAGGTTCCATAGCCACTGGAAATTACGGAAATGCACAGGTTTTACCTCCCcagcaacagcagcaacaacaacagcaagTACCAACGTCTGTAGTGTGCATGCCGCCTCACATGGGACCACCTCCACATGGCATGGTTGAACAGCCAAATCCAATGATTGGTGCTGGGCCAGGACCGGGTGGAATAGGGATGCCTGATGGTGTGGAAGATAGTCAGCAAAGTCCTG GATCTTCAGGAGCCAGGAGGAACAATAAGCGACGGGGTAACAAGAGAGATGTCCCTAACGATGAGAAAGATGCTCGTTATTATGAACGAAGAGACCGAAATAACAAGGCGGCGAAGAGGTCGAGAGACGCACGGAAAATCAGGGAGGAACAGGTTGGCATGCGGGCGCACTATTTGGAGAAAGAGAATGATTTCTTGCGCGCACAATTAAATACTCTTCGTGAAGAAGCAAATTCTTTGAGACTTCTCCTTGCGCAACGTCCTCCTGTAAATCAAATGCAACCGACAGGACAGCCTCCTATGCAGTGA
- the LOC121411089 gene encoding trithorax group protein osa-like isoform X1, which produces MSEEEQMYEFNPEYEEESSTDSKPSSIPPISTFTKGSGNGAEAFPTGLYNSKDNTHSMANLESNNNDSSNTDSSSESMSVASPSQQKLSQQPQETQQQPTQHQQLLPQPQAYNPAATDFPYTNQVLVTSSSPQETNGVLPSHVIHSGPLPTAMAPTGMPLPGHPVIPFMASSSSTSGPTPTGIISSGGPEQMVQYSSSAMHLLTSTAQPVYSMPAPGPTSASIIHVNDTVPVQPTVLPHNIDLQHHLQHQLQQQQHPPKNGSAEEKEDQNDDSRKISLATLVSHAQMQPPVQAGSNPRPGLPPHLMQLNPPAQTMSSLGGPVQQHFVPGPGPIPIQGSIATGNYGNAQVLPPQQQQQQQQQVPTSVVCMPPHMGPPPHGMVEQPNPMIGAGPGPGGIGMPDGVEDSQQSPGSSGARRNNKRRGNKRDVPNDEKDARYYERRDRNNKAAKRSRDARKIREEQVGMRAHYLEKENDFLRAQLNTLREEANSLRLLLAQRPPVNQMQPTGQPPMQ; this is translated from the exons ATGAGCGAAGAGGAACAAATGTACGAATTTAACCCAGAATATGAAGAGGAATCTTCGACAGATTCGAAGCCATCATCAATTCCACCAATAAGTACATTTACAAAGGGATCTGGTAACGGTGCAG AAGCATTCCCCACCGGACTCTACAACTCAAAAGACAACACTCATTCGATGGCCAATCTTGAAAGCAATAACAATGACAGCAGCAACACTGATAGTTCTTCAGAATCAATGTCTGTCGCCTCCCCATCACAACAAAAACTTTCCCAGCAACCTCAAGAGACACAACAACAGCCAACACAACACCAGCAGTTGCTGCCACAACCGCAAGCTTACAATCCCGCTGCTACTGATTTTCCATATACCAACCAGGTATTAGTCACATCAAGCTCACCTCAAGAGACAAATGGAGTTCTACCATCTCATGTTATTCACAGCGGACCTCTCCCAACTGCAATGGCACCGACAGGGATGCCTTTGCCGGGCCATCCTGTCATTCCATTCATGGCATCAAGCAGTTCTACGTCAGGACCAACTCCAA cAGGTATAATATCATCGGGTGGCCCTGAACAAATGGTACAGTATTCTTCATCAGCCATGCATCTACTGACCTCTACAGCGCAGCCCGTTTACAGCATGCCTGCACCAGGCCCAACAAGCGCCAGTATTATTCATGTCAACGATACCGTACCAGTACAACCAACCGTCTTACCTCATAACATTGATTTACAGCACCACTTACAACATCAACTTCAGCAGCAGCAACATCCACCAAAAAACG GATCTGCAGAGGAGAAGGAAGACCAAAATGATGATTCTCGAAAAATATCTCTTGCCACTCTGGTTTCACATGCCCAAATGCAGCCACCGGTCCAAGCTGGTTCAAATCCAAGGCCAGGTCTTCCTCCCCATCTGATGCAACTCAACCCCCCAGCACAGACCATGTCCTCACTCGGTGGTCCTGTTCAACAACATTTTGTTCCTGGTCCTGGACCTATTCCAATTCAAGGTTCCATAGCCACTGGAAATTACGGAAATGCACAGGTTTTACCTCCCcagcaacagcagcaacaacaacagcaagTACCAACGTCTGTAGTGTGCATGCCGCCTCACATGGGACCACCTCCACATGGCATGGTTGAACAGCCAAATCCAATGATTGGTGCTGGGCCAGGACCGGGTGGAATAGGGATGCCTGATGGTGTGGAAGATAGTCAGCAAAGTCCTG GATCTTCAGGAGCCAGGAGGAACAATAAGCGACGGGGTAACAAGAGAGATGTCCCTAACGATGAGAAAGATGCTCGTTATTATGAACGAAGAGACCGAAATAACAAGGCGGCGAAGAGGTCGAGAGACGCACGGAAAATCAGGGAGGAACAGGTTGGCATGCGGGCGCACTATTTGGAGAAAGAGAATGATTTCTTGCGCGCACAATTAAATACTCTTCGTGAAGAAGCAAATTCTTTGAGACTTCTCCTTGCGCAACGTCCTCCTGTAAATCAAATGCAACCGACAGGACAGCCTCCTATGCAGTGA
- the LOC121411089 gene encoding trithorax group protein osa-like isoform X2, translated as MSEEEQMYEFNPEYEEESSTDSKPSSIPPISTFTKGSGNGAEAFPTGLYNSKDNTHSMANLESNNNDSSNTDSSSESMSVASPSQQKLSQQPQETQQQPTQHQQLLPQPQAYNPAATDFPYTNQVLVTSSSPQETNGVLPSHVIHSGPLPTAMAPTGMPLPGHPVIPFMASSSSTSGPTPSIISSGGPEQMVQYSSSAMHLLTSTAQPVYSMPAPGPTSASIIHVNDTVPVQPTVLPHNIDLQHHLQHQLQQQQHPPKNGSAEEKEDQNDDSRKISLATLVSHAQMQPPVQAGSNPRPGLPPHLMQLNPPAQTMSSLGGPVQQHFVPGPGPIPIQGSIATGNYGNAQVLPPQQQQQQQQQVPTSVVCMPPHMGPPPHGMVEQPNPMIGAGPGPGGIGMPDGVEDSQQSPGSSGARRNNKRRGNKRDVPNDEKDARYYERRDRNNKAAKRSRDARKIREEQVGMRAHYLEKENDFLRAQLNTLREEANSLRLLLAQRPPVNQMQPTGQPPMQ; from the exons ATGAGCGAAGAGGAACAAATGTACGAATTTAACCCAGAATATGAAGAGGAATCTTCGACAGATTCGAAGCCATCATCAATTCCACCAATAAGTACATTTACAAAGGGATCTGGTAACGGTGCAG AAGCATTCCCCACCGGACTCTACAACTCAAAAGACAACACTCATTCGATGGCCAATCTTGAAAGCAATAACAATGACAGCAGCAACACTGATAGTTCTTCAGAATCAATGTCTGTCGCCTCCCCATCACAACAAAAACTTTCCCAGCAACCTCAAGAGACACAACAACAGCCAACACAACACCAGCAGTTGCTGCCACAACCGCAAGCTTACAATCCCGCTGCTACTGATTTTCCATATACCAACCAGGTATTAGTCACATCAAGCTCACCTCAAGAGACAAATGGAGTTCTACCATCTCATGTTATTCACAGCGGACCTCTCCCAACTGCAATGGCACCGACAGGGATGCCTTTGCCGGGCCATCCTGTCATTCCATTCATGGCATCAAGCAGTTCTACGTCAGGACCAACTCCAA GTATAATATCATCGGGTGGCCCTGAACAAATGGTACAGTATTCTTCATCAGCCATGCATCTACTGACCTCTACAGCGCAGCCCGTTTACAGCATGCCTGCACCAGGCCCAACAAGCGCCAGTATTATTCATGTCAACGATACCGTACCAGTACAACCAACCGTCTTACCTCATAACATTGATTTACAGCACCACTTACAACATCAACTTCAGCAGCAGCAACATCCACCAAAAAACG GATCTGCAGAGGAGAAGGAAGACCAAAATGATGATTCTCGAAAAATATCTCTTGCCACTCTGGTTTCACATGCCCAAATGCAGCCACCGGTCCAAGCTGGTTCAAATCCAAGGCCAGGTCTTCCTCCCCATCTGATGCAACTCAACCCCCCAGCACAGACCATGTCCTCACTCGGTGGTCCTGTTCAACAACATTTTGTTCCTGGTCCTGGACCTATTCCAATTCAAGGTTCCATAGCCACTGGAAATTACGGAAATGCACAGGTTTTACCTCCCcagcaacagcagcaacaacaacagcaagTACCAACGTCTGTAGTGTGCATGCCGCCTCACATGGGACCACCTCCACATGGCATGGTTGAACAGCCAAATCCAATGATTGGTGCTGGGCCAGGACCGGGTGGAATAGGGATGCCTGATGGTGTGGAAGATAGTCAGCAAAGTCCTG GATCTTCAGGAGCCAGGAGGAACAATAAGCGACGGGGTAACAAGAGAGATGTCCCTAACGATGAGAAAGATGCTCGTTATTATGAACGAAGAGACCGAAATAACAAGGCGGCGAAGAGGTCGAGAGACGCACGGAAAATCAGGGAGGAACAGGTTGGCATGCGGGCGCACTATTTGGAGAAAGAGAATGATTTCTTGCGCGCACAATTAAATACTCTTCGTGAAGAAGCAAATTCTTTGAGACTTCTCCTTGCGCAACGTCCTCCTGTAAATCAAATGCAACCGACAGGACAGCCTCCTATGCAGTGA